One Luteimonas sp. MC1825 DNA segment encodes these proteins:
- a CDS encoding integrase arm-type DNA-binding domain-containing protein, giving the protein MLTDTKLRSLKPRDSAYRVADTNGLCIEVRSTGAKVWRYRYRYAGKASIVTMAEYPAMALSEARVKRDKLRALVKGGANPAQVARIDRAAIVERSETTFSAIASELLAKRAKEGLSPGSVKRERRLFEKDLASIGDMPVTDITAPVLLAALRKLERRGVVETAHRARSLAGRVFRYAIATGRAKSNPADSLVGALEQPQTKHFASVTEPEKIAELLRALYAYRGAVVTQAALRLAPMLFVRPGELRRATWADINLDTAEWRFIASKTGTAHIVPLPNQAIEILRELHPMTKRSEYVFPGVRSASRPMSENTVNAALRNSGFDGNTIVGHGFRAMARTVLDEVLGFRPDFIEHQLAHAVRDPLGRAYNRTAHLSERKKMMQAWADYLDGLRLKANVLPLRRRAG; this is encoded by the coding sequence ATGCTGACCGACACCAAGTTGCGCTCGTTGAAGCCCCGCGATAGTGCCTATCGCGTCGCTGATACGAACGGCCTATGCATTGAGGTTCGCTCGACGGGCGCGAAGGTGTGGCGCTATCGCTACCGTTACGCGGGCAAGGCGAGCATCGTCACCATGGCGGAATACCCGGCAATGGCGCTGAGTGAGGCGCGGGTGAAGCGTGACAAGCTGCGCGCCCTGGTGAAGGGTGGTGCCAATCCGGCGCAGGTCGCGCGAATTGACCGCGCAGCAATCGTCGAGCGATCTGAAACCACATTTTCCGCGATCGCCTCCGAACTTTTGGCGAAGCGGGCGAAGGAGGGTTTGAGTCCCGGATCAGTCAAGCGTGAACGCCGCCTCTTCGAGAAGGACTTAGCGAGCATCGGGGACATGCCGGTCACGGATATAACTGCGCCAGTGTTGCTGGCTGCGTTGCGCAAGCTGGAGCGGCGGGGGGTTGTTGAGACAGCGCACCGCGCGCGGTCGCTGGCCGGGCGCGTATTTCGCTATGCAATCGCAACTGGGCGGGCTAAGAGCAATCCTGCCGATAGTTTGGTTGGCGCCCTGGAGCAGCCGCAGACCAAGCACTTCGCAAGTGTGACTGAGCCCGAAAAGATCGCAGAACTACTGCGCGCGCTGTATGCCTATCGGGGCGCAGTCGTGACGCAGGCGGCTCTGAGGCTCGCTCCCATGCTGTTCGTGCGTCCTGGCGAGCTTCGCCGTGCGACGTGGGCAGATATAAATTTGGATACAGCAGAATGGCGCTTTATTGCGAGCAAGACGGGCACCGCACACATTGTGCCGCTACCGAACCAGGCGATTGAGATATTGCGGGAACTGCACCCGATGACTAAACGAAGCGAATATGTCTTCCCTGGCGTGCGCAGTGCGTCGCGGCCCATGAGCGAAAACACGGTCAACGCAGCTTTACGGAACTCAGGTTTCGACGGAAATACGATCGTCGGTCACGGATTCAGAGCGATGGCTCGCACCGTTCTGGATGAGGTTCTTGGCTTCAGGCCTGACTTTATCGAACACCAGCTTGCGCATGCTGTTCGGGATCCCTTGGGGAGGGCGTACAACCGGACTGCGCACTTGTCTGAGCGTAAGAAGATGATGCAGGCGTGGGCAGACTACCTGGACGGACTACGGCTCAAGGCCAACGTTCTGCCACTGCGTCGTCGCGCTGGCTAG